A single Comamonas sp. NLF-1-9 DNA region contains:
- a CDS encoding tyrosinase family protein, whose protein sequence is MQRRHFLYAGAGLLASTLAGCGGGSEAPLRVRPNVLQLSGAERERYVQTLHAMKRAPSAFDPAINAYDYFVQLHGRAFPSAQDPTHYNAHMSASFLPWHREFLLRFERELQRVSGDAQMALPYWDWQQQGSWRAIFTDDFLGGNGDAADRFIVKSGMFREGLWPMGAYFDETPDEFADSDGDGIADINPAPLSRRGLTRRFSMRGLDADSLEVIDEYMAGQPLQRLLAHAHYDAQPYMESMRTPLEHLENMQSWIEQSMRKYLERVLHNPVHAMIGGQMATGTSPNDPVFFLHHANVDRLWALWQDAHAGAGYPSSAEDARVGSGASLDLLSGDVRIGSVLDLAAHSGVRYAGG, encoded by the coding sequence ATGCAGCGACGACACTTTTTGTATGCGGGCGCAGGCCTGCTGGCAAGTACCCTGGCCGGATGCGGCGGGGGCAGCGAGGCGCCGCTGCGCGTGCGCCCCAACGTGCTGCAGCTCTCGGGCGCCGAGCGCGAGCGCTATGTGCAGACGCTGCACGCGATGAAGCGCGCGCCTTCGGCGTTCGACCCGGCGATCAACGCCTACGACTACTTCGTGCAGTTGCACGGGCGGGCGTTTCCCTCGGCGCAAGACCCCACGCACTACAACGCGCACATGAGCGCGTCCTTCCTGCCCTGGCACCGCGAGTTTCTGCTGCGCTTCGAGCGCGAGCTGCAGCGCGTGTCGGGCGATGCGCAGATGGCCTTGCCCTACTGGGACTGGCAGCAGCAGGGCAGCTGGCGCGCGATCTTCACGGACGACTTCCTCGGGGGCAATGGCGACGCGGCCGACCGCTTCATCGTCAAGAGCGGCATGTTCCGCGAAGGGCTGTGGCCCATGGGCGCGTACTTTGACGAGACACCCGACGAGTTTGCCGATTCGGACGGCGACGGCATTGCCGACATCAACCCCGCGCCGCTGAGCCGGCGCGGCCTGACGCGGCGCTTTTCCATGCGCGGGCTGGACGCCGATTCGCTGGAGGTGATCGACGAATACATGGCCGGCCAGCCGCTGCAGCGCCTGCTGGCCCATGCGCACTACGACGCCCAGCCCTACATGGAGAGCATGCGCACCCCGCTGGAGCACCTGGAAAACATGCAAAGCTGGATAGAGCAGAGCATGCGCAAATACCTGGAGCGCGTGCTGCACAACCCGGTGCACGCGATGATCGGCGGGCAGATGGCGACGGGCACCTCGCCCAACGACCCGGTGTTCTTTCTGCACCATGCCAACGTGGACCGCCTGTGGGCGCTGTGGCAGGACGCCCATGCGGGCGCCGGCTACCCGAGCAGCGCCGAAGACGCGCGGGTGGGCAGCGGCGCGAGCCTGGACCTGTTGTCGGGCGACGTGCGCATCGGTTCGGTGCTGGACCTGGCCGCGCATTCGGGCGTGCGCTACGCCGGCGGCTGA